In one Drosophila pseudoobscura strain MV-25-SWS-2005 chromosome X, UCI_Dpse_MV25, whole genome shotgun sequence genomic region, the following are encoded:
- the LOC6900884 gene encoding uncharacterized protein: MGSLTSLFWFILFVLIIKVYATLANPLAAKSEAYSKTAAKNAGRKAKVTNYFLHEPYGPNTYAFGYEIDDPQTQNIQFRDERRFVNGSVQGSYGYVRPDGLIEVTKYRADENGGFLAQTQSFQPGDEQAKTVWPTQRPEIIADRQKVQSPANVTWDPKSHLNVSVSHVAADVAKQLKEQHGLDLNHIDVAKDVLKPAVLDVVQGKAPLNNKTKEGNPFQPVQNVIPNRFPIFMLPADTDPIKAPTEEPAANSNPKYNRAKINNAEKAPQVEVPESGLLPPRPLVNEPPSDANWYQRIIDANRREFLANLPNLNKANT, encoded by the exons ATGGGATCTTTGACCAGTTTGTTTTGGTTCATT CTATTCGTACTAATCATAAAAGTATACGCCACGTTGGCCAACCCATTGGCTGCCAAAAGTGAAGCATATTCAAAGACAGCAGCGAAAAATGCAGGCAGAAAAGCGAAAGTAACTAACTATTTTCTGCACGAGCCATACG GACCCAACACATATGCCTTTGGCTATGAGATCGATGATCCGCAGACGCAGAACATTCAGTTTCGCGATGAGCGACGTTTTGTGAATGGCAGCGTTCAGGGTAGCTACGGGTATGTGCGGCCCGACGGCCTCATCGAGGTCACCAAGTACCGGGCCGATGAGAATGGGGGCTTCCTGGCTCAGACGCAGAGCTTCCAACCTGGAGATGAACAAGCAAAGACGGTGTGGCCCACTCAACGTCCAGAGATAATTGCGGATAGACAAAAGGTGCAGTCGCCGGCCAATGTCACATGGGATCCCAAGAGTCACCTCAATGTGAGCGTCTCCCATGTGGCTGCCGACGTGGCCAAGCAGCTGAAGGAGCAGCACGGTCTCGACCTGAACCACATCGACGTCGCCAAAGATGTCCTAAAGCCTGCCGTACTCGACGTGGTCCAGGGCAAGGCCCCCCTAAACAACAAGACCAAAGAGGGAAATCCCTTCCAGCCGGTTCAAAATGTGATACCCAATCGTTTTCCCATCTTTATGCTACCCGCGGACACGGATCCCATCAAGGCCCCAACCGAAGAACCCGCGGCAAACTCAAATCCAAAGTACAACAGAGCCAAGATCAACAACGCAGAGAAGGCGCCACAAGTTGAGGTGCCCGAGTCGGGACTGCTGCCTCCCAGGCCATTGGTCAATGAGCCTCCAAGCGATGCAAATTGGTACCAGCGGATCATTGATGCAAATCGTCGTGAATTCCTCGCCAATCTACCAAACTTAAACAAAGCTAATACTTGA
- the Pex2 gene encoding peroxisome biogenesis factor 2, which produces MLEKNKYVPRVNQIDAISLNKDIARLIRDNLLENLQAISPVLFIKFQPELDLLIQSAIWFGSVGKRCSTFGQQLLVLAYDAEKLTVSRLVLHFVLTVLPGYVKSWEERRLARRVEWFSQAIAWAENSALVLNILNYFRFLKTGRKPTLIDYFLGLDYISLRNNQRRDIGYKYLTRELLWGGFMEILGLVLPIINFRKLQRLLKSWTSGQQFGARRREMDTTELLAPKMMVGTTCTYCGERPTLPHHMGCGHIYCYYCISANVLTDASFCCTICGVQCVKDGVQSV; this is translated from the exons atgctGGAGAAAAATAAGTATGTGCCGCGGGTGAACCAA ATAGACGCAATTTCTCTTAACAAGGATATTGCCCGACTTATACGCGATAACCTGCTGGAGAACCTTCAGGCCATATCG CCCGTGCTATTTATCAAATTTCAACCAGAACTCGATTTGCTCATACAATCTGCGATTTGGTTTGGATCCGTTGGCAAGCGATGCTCCACATTTGGCCAGCAACTACTTGTCCTAGCCTACGATGCTGAGAAGCTTACTGTCTCCAGGCTGGTCCTCCATTTCGTCCTGACCGTCCTACCCGGCTATGTGAAGAGCTGGGAAGAGCGAAGGCTCGCACGGCGCGTGGAGTGGTTTAGCCAGGCCATAGCGTGGGCGGAGAACAGCGCCCTGGTTCTGAACATTCTCAACTACTTTCGGTTCCTCAAGACAGGACGGAAACCCACTTTAATCGACTATTTTCTGGGTCTGGACTATATTAGTCTACGAAATAATCAGCGACGCGATATTGGATACAAATACCTGACCCGTGAGTTGCTCTGGGGTGGATTTATG GAAATCCTGGGTCTAGTTTTACCCATCATTAACTTCCGAAAACTACAAAGGCTGCTCAAGTCTTGGACTTCTGGGCAGCAATTTGGCGCCCGTCGGCGGGAGATGGACACCACGGAGCTTCTAGCACCAAAGATGATGGTGGGCACAACGTGCACCTATTGTGGTGAACGTCCCACGCTTCCCCATCATATGGGCTGTGGTCATAtctattgttattattgtatAAGCGCTAATGTTCTAACTGATGCCAGCTTTTGTTGCACCATTTGTGGTGTTCAATGTGTGAAGGATGGTGTCCAAAGTGTATAA
- the LOC4813929 gene encoding uncharacterized protein, which yields MSTTEDITHPMSEKSPEIEKNDQEETVTKDVSLDDIEGSNRSEGKTESIVTVLSNPNKTNAAKKADAAAMKADMNTEEMMNVDGSSSHSTANEGMNPSTERALASKKPPAPKMDWKKNLRILISNMYMNSKDRLPGACMPKCLRNTKECEDKHRAAMLPDVPNFMLVEDLKRTLRGHHYDTFLDMVEMMAMQCVYPGDGIFDRLIDLVMILIAKEITVKELADIYRKAISTFFLLVDAFPPCWTCLRPYYLNFLRVPNPTIRSARTDNGTQKLKFYLDLLEEILPQCSDMEIRTMTKPFEEHVFNFTDEEELDMSQETAFLQHVQDYDWISGKLCLDDFKNLSPGARLSRVCDVLNMLCRILEMEFLSWLDHNRLRQSESEMFNEETKPFAIHVFGMSATMRLTDIVRQVMRLYGLAAEKSMYPDRLEMLQRLITLVVEVSNTAELKYVDNNVTYPNLGSQTRLLIAQFFKIFKSQNPKHISTYIKSISQLDQPYLRFEFTDHFLQLFYFPRNVAFGPKKVCDEFNERQWLKYKPKSEIEEDDDEQLSREDYLNILLNALKDYDKWMNLKGFWKFMQNKEQVQQLQTWTSSPLATPVGIITGETFKAFELSEMEKEVPSWKKRLNTKVILGRPKVNLPVAKINLVESCGRYSSDVRYIRYLRRVLVKEVQSEIDVTDWLEYLNGFLCDDEPPSEPASPRSSPASDPEEA from the exons ATGTCGACAACTGAGGATATTACTCATCCTATGAGTGAAAAGAGTCCCGAGATCGAGAAAAATGATCAAGAAGAAACTGTTACCAAAGATGTTTCACTGGATGACATAGAAGGCAGCAATCGCTCCGAAGGAAAAACGGAAAGTATTGTTACAGTGCTATCTAATCCAAACAAAACGAATGCCGCCAAGAAAGCCGACGCTGCAGCTATGAAAGCAGACATGAACACGGAGGAGATGATGAATGTCGATGGATCTTCATCTCATTCGACCGCCAATGAAGGAATGAATCCATCAACAGAGCGCGCTTTGGCCAGCAAAAAGCCGCCAGCTCCTAAGATGGACTGGAAGAAGAATCTCCGTATTCTCATCTccaatatgtatatgaatTCGAAAGACCGTCTGCCCGGAGCCTGTATGCCCAAATGTCTGCGAAATACGAAAGAATGCGAGGATAAACACCGCGCTGCAATGCTGCCAGATGTGCCAAACTTTATGCTGGTGGAAGATCTGAAGAGAACTCTGCGTGGCCACCACTATGACACCTTCCTGGACATGGTGGAGATGATGGCGATGCAATGCGTGTACCCTGGAGATGGTATCTTTGACAGGCTCATTGACCTGGTCATG ATTCTGATTGCCAAAGAAATAACTGTCAAAGAGCTGGCGGACATCTATAGAAAGGCGATAAGCACCTTCTTTCTCCTGGTCGATGCCTTCCCACCCTGCTGGACGTGCTTGCGCCCATATTACTTGAATTTCCTGCGCGTCCCGAATCCGACCATTCGTAGCGCCCGTACCGACAATGGGACGCAAAAGCTGAAGTTCTATCTGGATCTTTTGGAGGAGATCTTGCCGCAATGCAGCGATATGGAGATCCGCACGATGACAAAGCCCTTTGAGGAGCACGTATTCAATTTCACGGATGAGGAAGAACTAGACATGTCACAAGAGACGGCATTCCTGCAACATGTGCAGGACTACGACTGGATAAGTGGCAAACTCTGTCTAGATGACTTCAAGAATCTGTCGCCTGGGGCACGCCTCTCGCGAGTCTGCGATGTGCTGAACATGCTCTGCAGGATCCTGGAAATGGAGTTCTTGTCCTGGCTGGACCACAACCGTCTGCGCCAGTCCGAGTCAGAGATGTTCAATGAAGAAACAAAGCCGTTTGCCATCCATGTCTTTGGAATGTCGGCAACAATGCGGCTCACGGATATTGTGCGCCAAGTAATGCGTTTGTACGGCTTGGCGGCGGAAAAGTCCATGTACCCCGACCGTCTAGAAATGCTGCAG CGCCTTATCACACTCGTTGTGGAAGTCAGCAACACGGCTGAGCTGAAATACGTGGACAACAATGTGACCTACCCGAACCTGGGTTCGCAGACCCGCCTGCTGATTGCCCAGTTCTTCAAGATATTCAAGTCACAAAATCCCAAGCACATCAGCACCTACATCAAAAGCATTTCGCAGCTGGACCAGCCGTATCTTCGCTTCGAGTTCACCGATCACTTTCTGCAGCTGTTTTACTTCCCCAGAAATGTGGCGTTCGGGCCGAAGAAGGTGTGCGATGAGTTCAATGAGAGGCAATGGTTGAAATACAAGCCAAAGAGTGAGATCGAGGAAGACGACGATGAGCAACTGTCGCGGGAGGATTATCTGAATATACTCCTGAACGCGCTAAAGGACTATGACAAATGGATGAATCTGAAGGGCTTTTGGAAGTTTATGCAGAACAAGGAGCAGGTGCAGCAATTGCAGACCTGGACCAGCAGCCCACTGGCAACTCCTGTGGGCATCATAACGGGCGAAACGTTCAAGGCCTTCGAGCTGAGTGAAATGGAAAAGGAAGTGCCCAGCTGGAAGAAGCGCCTCAACACCAAGGTGATTCTGGGCAGGCCCAAGGTGAATTTGCCAGTGGCCAAAATCAATTTGGTCGAGTCATGCGGTCGCTATAGCAGCGATGTGCGTTACATACGCTATCTGCGCCGTGTGCTCGTAAAGGAAGTCCAGTCGGAAATCGATGTAACCGATTGGTTGGAATATCTAAATGGATTCCTGTGCGACGACGAACCACCATCAGAGCCGGCATCGCCCCGTTCCTCCCCAGCGTCGGACCCAGAAGAAGCCTAG
- the LOC4813930 gene encoding protein Ycf2, producing the protein MKRRRVTTETGAGAGAGTRFGFRVASGKMARACHTLLGLIVGLGMIGVCSAVGYSYTRFEGPVAGPERLVTVHNGRTDYVARPEYSFAYGVEDGKTRVLQNRKETRNGDEVRGVYSVVDPDGTLRVVKYTADDANGFQAEVITNGVKTLHGHGDAEGGSSGGGGGASVDEQVRHESAAGDEEEQDNGHYKVHEDYDEADGDGDGEDKEKEKEKEGGGDEDEEGGGDHQEYEGSSEEGYDEADAHSQQQESSEEY; encoded by the exons ATGAAGAGGCGACGCGTAACTACGGAGACGGGAgctggagcgggagcgggaacTCGTTTCGGCTTCCGTGTTGCATCGGGGAAGATGGCACGCGCCTGCCACACGCTGCTGGGGCTAATTGTGGGACTCGGAATGATTGGCGTGTGCTCGGCCGTCGGCTATTCCTACACGCGCTTCGAGGGTCCGGTGGCGGGGCCAGAGCGCCTGGTGACGGTCCACAACGGACGCACCGATTATGTGGCACGGCCCGAGTACAGCTTCGCCTATGGCGTCGAAGATGGCAAGACGCGTGTGCTGCAGAACCGCAAAGAGACGCGCAACGGCGACGAGGTGCGGGGCGTCTACAG CGTAGTCGATCCTGATGGCACCTTGCGTGTGGTTAAATACACCGCCGACGATGCCAATGGCTTTCAGGCGGAGGTTATCACGAATGGTGTGAAAACGTTGCACGGCCATGGCGATGCTGAAGGCGGATCGAGTggaggcggtggtggtgcATCGGTGGACGAACAGGTGAGGCATGAGAGCGCTGCTGGTGACGAAGAAGAGCAGGACAATGGCCACTACAAGGTGCACGAGGACTACGACGAGGCagatggcgacggcgatggagaggacaaggagaaggaaaaggagaaggagggaggaggagatgAAGACGAGGAGGGTGGCGGCGACCATCAGGAGTACGAGGGCAGCAGCGAGGAGGGCTACGACGAGGCCGATGCTCACagtcagcagcaggagagcagcGAAGAGTATTAG
- the Cpr66Cb gene encoding histidine-rich glycoprotein — MAFKYLIFASALCLSLAYPLEHQYYDESHGYEHLAHHEPEPIHEYGQHHQIERISLGEEHGHQEQAHYETHEHEDEHVDYYAPPKYAFKYGVNDFHTGDVKSQHETRDGDTVKGQYSLVEPDGSIRTVDYTADKHNGFNAVVHKTAPVHHHEELHEHHY, encoded by the exons ATGGCGTTCAAG TACCTGATCTTTGCCTCGGCTCTGTGCCTGAGTCTGGCCTATCCGCTGGAGCACCAGTACTACGATGAGAGCCACGGCTACGAGCACCTGGCCCACCACGAGCCAGAGCCGATACATGAGTACGGACAGCACCATCAGATCGAGCGCATCTCGCTGGGCGAGGAGCATGGACACCAAGAGCAAGCTCACTATGAGACCCACGAGCACGAGGACGAGCATGTGGATTACTAT GCCCCGCCCAAGTATGCCTTCAAGTATGGAGTCAACGACTTCCACACTGGCGATGTCAAGTCCCAGCACGAGACCCGCGATGGCGACACCGTGAAGGGCCAATACTCGCTGGTTGAGCCCGACGGTTCCATCCGCACCGTGGACTACACTGCCGACAAACATAACGGCTTCAATGCTGTCGTCCACAAGACTGCCCCCGTCCACCACCATGAGGAGCTGCACGAGCATCACTACTAG
- the LOC4813934 gene encoding UPF0183 protein CG7083 has translation MLELEIVPENSMSCDAWEFVLGMHFSQAISIIQSQVGIIKGVQVLYSDTNPLGVDIIINLPQDGVRLIFDPVVQRLKTIEVFNMKLVKLKYGGVYFNSPEVLPSIEQIEHSFGATHPGVYDAAKQLFALHFRGLSFYFPVDSKLHSGYGHGLGSLVFLNGASPVVSKMSLYAGSNVAENRAPALPLGCYHRQMYLESATVLRTSYGHTKGLKLNLFTEGSGRALEPRRQCFTRELLFGDSCEDVATNLGAPNRIFFKSEDKMKIHSSSVNRQAQSKRSDIFFNYFTLGIDVLFDARTQTCKKFILHTNYPGHFNFNMYHRCEFQFQLQTDHPHSDNLDLMTPSKQDYVNITAYTKWDEISGSLSTSERPVVLHRASSTNTANPFGSTFCYGYQDLIFEVMPNNHIASVTLYNTAPPRQPAHSWQQHKMQDIRLTVA, from the coding sequence ATGCTCGAACTTGAGATTGTGCCCGAGAACTCGATGAGCTGCGATGCCTGGGAGTTTGTCCTGGGCATGCACTTCTCGCAGGCCATCTCCATCATACAGTCGCAGGTGGGGATCATCAAAGGTGTCCAGGTGCTATATTCGGATACAAATCCACTGGGCGTGGACATAATCATCAATCTGCCACAGGATGGTGTGCGCTTGATTTTCGATCCCGTTGTGCAGCGTCTGAAGACAATAGAGGTGTTCAACATGAAGCTGGTGAAGCTGAAATACGGAGGCGTCTACTTCAACTCACCCGAGGTGTTGCCCAGTATAGAACAGATCGAGCATTCGTTCGGAGCCACCCATCCGGGAGTGTATGATGCAGCCAAGCAACTCTTTGCCCTGCACTTCAGAGGACTCAGCTTTTACTTCCCTGTAGATAGCAAATTGCATTCTGGATATGGTCATGGGCTTGGCTCCTTGGTCTTCCTGAATGGTGCCTCGCCGGTCGTCTCCAAGATGtctctctacgctggcagcaATGTTGCGGAAAACCGTGCTCCTGCACTGCCCTTGGGCTGCTACCATAGACAAATGTATCTGGAATCGGCCACAGTTCTTCGCACTTCCTATGGCCACACCAAAGGCCTCAAGCTGAATCTCTTTACGGAGGGTTCTGGTCGTGCCTTGGAGCCACGTCGGCAGTGCTTCACACGAGAACTGCTCTTTGGAGACAGCTGCGAGGATGTGGCCACCAATCTTGGTGCTCCCAACCGCATATTCTTCAAGAGCGAGGACAAGATGAAGATACACAGCTCGAGCGTGAATCGACAGGCGCAGAGCAAGCGCAGCGACATATTTTTCAACTACTTCACGTTGGGCATCGATGTTCTCTTCGACGCTCGCACACAGACCTGCAAGAAGTTCATTCTGCACACGAACTATCCGGGCcacttcaatttcaatatgtACCATCGCTGCgagttccagttccagctgcAGACGGACCACCCGCACAGTGATAACCTCGATCTGATGACGCCCTCAAAGCAAGACTATGTGAATATAACTGCCTACACCAAATGGGACGAAATCAGTGGCTCGTTGTCTACGTCGGAGCGGCCAGTGGTGTTGCATCGTGCCAGCTCAACGAACACGGCGAATCCCTTTGGCTCCACCTTTTGCTACGGCTATCAAGATCTTATATTCGAAGTGATGCCCAACAATCATATTGCCTCTGTGACGCTCTACAACACAGCGCCGCCCCGGCAGCCCGCCCACTCCtggcagcagcacaaaatGCAGGACATTCGTCTGACCGTGGCCTAG
- the Prim1 gene encoding DNA primase small subunit, with amino-acid sequence MSKQATDLETPVPQQTVVPAFDPTILPDMLPVYYRRLFPHLPFYRWLSYGLSEDGVFCNREISFTLHDDIYIRYLCFETQAELEKEICSRNPYKIDIGPVMHTRPTNFRIVPGGLTPVQRELVFDIDMTDYDEVRTCCSGAEVCLKCWKFMVLAARVLDLALREDFGFEHILWVFSGRRGIHCWVCDHQARHLDGRGRYAVAEYFNIVSYVNFMGSNSPRCQLGDRSHHSFKRALKIIEPLFEEIIIEDQNLFGTPKGVNKLLHMIHDDGARTEFEGYLQKSHEDGAHSRLIWESFIKYSNSMRTSTANVWSRKLKNIVQEVQLCLLYPRLDINVTRGFNHLLKSPFCIHPATGKVCVPFSVNAVAKFDPTTVPTITQLLHEINAYDDKTKSYMEAPEDKSRIKDHKKTSMFKGVVVFEEFLRKLERSNKERTNVLQF; translated from the exons ATGTCAAAACAAGCCACAGATCTGGAAACTCCAGTGCCCCAGCAGACGGTAGTGCCTGCATTTGATCCCACGATCCTGCCGGACATGCTGCCCGTTTACTACAGGCGTCTCTTTCCGCATCTGCCGTTCTATCGCTGGCTCTCCTACGGACTCT CTGAGGATGGCGTCTTCTGTAACCGGGAAATATCCTTTACCCTTCACGATGACATCTACATTCGTTACCTCTGCTTCGAAACCCAGGCAGAGCTGGAAAAGGAGATTTGCTCGCGAAATCCGTACAAAATCGACATTGGACCCGTGATGCACACCAGGCCAACGAACTTTCGCATAGTTCCGGGCGGTCTGACCCCCGTGCAACGCGAGCTAGTCTTCGATATCGATATGACAGACTATGACGAGGTCCGAACCTGTTGCTCGGGTGCCGAGGTGTGCCTCAAGTGTTGGAAATTCATGGTACTGGCGGCACGCGTCTTGGATCTCGCACTGCGCGAGGATTTTGGCTTCGAGCACATACTGTGGGTCTTCTCTGGACGTCGTGGCATCCATTGCTGGGTGTGTGATCATCAGGCGCGTCATTTGGACGGCCGCGGCCGCTATGCCGTGGCTGAGTATTTCAATATTGTAAGCTACGTAAATTTTATGGGCAGCAACTCGCCGAGATGTCAGCTAGGAGATCGTTCACATCACAGCTTCAAGCGTGCCTTGAAGATCATTGAGCCCCTGTTCGAGGAGATTATTATCGAAGACCAGAATCTCTTTGGCACGCCCAAGGGTGTCAATAAGCTGCTGCACATGATCCACGACGACGGAGCACGCACTGAGTTCGAGGGCTATCTGCAGAAAAGCCATGAGGATGGAGCCCACTCAAGGTTGATTTGGGAAAGCTTCATTAAGTATTCCAATTCCATGCGGACGTCGACGGCCAATGTGTGGAGTCGCAAGCTGAAAAACATTGTCCAGGAGGTGCAGCTGTGCCTGCTCTATCCGCGCCTGGACATCAACGTGACCAGGGGATTCAACCATTTGCTGAAATCTCCATTCTGCATACATCCAGCCACGGGCAAGGTCTGTGTGCCATTCAGCGTCAATGCCGTGGCCAAGTTCGATCCCACCACGGTGCCCACCATCACTCAACTGCTGCACGAGATCAATGCCTACGATGACAAGACCAAGAGCTATATGGAGGCCCCAGAGGACAAGAGTCGCATCAAGGACCACAAGAAGACCAGCATGTTCAAGGGCGTGGTGGTGTTTGAGGAGTTCCTGCGAAAGCTGGAACGCAGCAACAAAGAACGCACTAACGTCTTGCAGTTCTGA
- the LOC4813936 gene encoding heat shock 70 kDa protein 14 codes for MWPRFGIKIGNSTLCIAYVKADGKAEVIANKQGDRVSQACLLWDGDSEIECGLTAKQKMATRPKQAVAHSFQLLQPKEHLTEEIFSNALKDIPCDFDKEELVFRMEHAVPSDKEDQDDQIVTKELSAYQVTMELLRAELELAHQYHTDADQAPIAVISIPSYYPVEAFKLLSDAAETAGFHVAQIIAEPTAAVLGYNIGEDELQARQHVLTIKCGGLYSDFALFAVQNGFFIELATFGPFAIGGRQFTEALVQFICEEFKRKYKLDPHESRRSLAKIRTAAANCKHTLTTMPSTQLYIDSLMDGVDFNAQMSRARFESLIQPVINNLMQQLGECIEQAQQQRPELKRVDHIVLLGATMQIPKLQAAVASRFPDAKLHNSHSADEVVAIGCARQAVCLLDPLEQQLQKADDCVLVEDDLYIWHGDDEANATLVLGKGSVLPQKIRITLPQSSEAGDGPNELSLFKIRAGDKEILANLPGPAAAEDGLFQLEVEVNWNDKDGNVVPQVRLSCM; via the coding sequence ATGTGGCCGCGATTTGGCATCAAGATTGGCAACAGCACCCTCTGCATTGCTTACGTAAAGGCCGATGGCAAGGCTGAAGTCATCGCGAACAAGCAGGGCGATCGTGTCTCGCAAGCGTGTTTGCTGTGGGATGGCGACTCCGAAATTGAGTGCGGTCTGACGGCGAAACAGAAGATGGCCACACGGCCCAAACAGGCGGTGGCACACAGCTTCCAGCTGCTACAGCCAAAGGAGCACTTAACCGAGGAAATTTTTTCGAATGCCCTGAAGGATATTCCCTGCGACTTTGACAAGGAGGAGCTCGTGTTTCGAATGGAGCACGCGGTGCCCTCTGACAAGGAAGACCAAGATGACCAAATTGTGACCAAAGAGCTAAGTGCCTACCAGGTCACGATGGAGCTGCTGCGCGCCGAACTGGAGTTGGCCCATCAATATCATACTGATGCGGATCAGGCTCCCATTGCCGTGATATCCATACCCAGCTACTATCCCGTAGAGGCCTTCAAGCTGCTGTCAGACGCTGCTGAAACTGCCGGCTTCCACGTTGCGCAGATAATAGCCGAGCCCACGGCGGCCGTCTTAGGCTATAACATTGGCGAGGATGAGCTGCAGGCTCGCCAGCATGTTTTGACCATCAAGTGCGGTGGACTGTATAGCGATTTCGCCCTGTTTGCCGTACAGAACGGTTTTTTCATTGAGCTGGCCACGTTTGGCCCGTTCGCCATCGGTGGCCGCCAGTTCACCGAGGCCTTGGTGCAGTTCATCTGCGAGGAGTTCAAAAGGAAGTACAAATTAGATCCGCACGAGTCGCGTCGATCGCTCGCCAAGATCCGCACAGCAGCCGCCAACTGCAAGCATACCCTTACAACGATGCCCTCCACTCAACTGTACATCGACTCCCTGATGGACGGCGTGGACTTTAACGCCCAGATGTCGCGGGCCCGTTTCGAGAGCCTCATTCAGCCGGTGATTAACAACCTAATGCAACAGCTAGGCGAATGTATCGAACAGGCCCAACAACAGCGTCCGGAGTTGAAGCGCGTCGACCACATTGTCCTCCTCGGCGCCACCATGCAGATCCCGAAGCTTCAGGCGGCTGTGGCCTCTCGCTTCCCCGACGCCAAGCTCCACAACAGCCACTCGGCGGATGAAGTGGTGGCCATCGGATGTGCCCGTCAGGCTGTCTGCCTACTTGATCCcctcgagcagcagctgcagaaggCCGACGACTGTGTTCTCGTCGAGGATGATTTGTACATTTGGCACGGAGACGATGAGGCGAATGCCACACTGGTCCTGGGAAAGGGCAGCGTATTGCCACAAAAGATCAGAATAACTCTGCCACAGTCGAGCGAAGCTGGCGATGGCCCGAATGAGCTATCCTTGTTCAAGATACGAGCTGGGGACAAGGAGATATTGGCCAACCTCCCTGGCCCCGCGGCCGCAGAGGACGGACTGTTTCAACTGGAGGTTGAGGTCAACTGGAATGACAAGGACGGAAATGTAGTTCCGCAGGTGCGGCTGAGTTGTATgtga
- the LOC6900883 gene encoding cuticle protein 8 — MKYFIAIALLFAAAQAIPIELGHYGPALVHHAPVLAHAVHAEPVAYPKYSFNYGIKDPHTGDIKSQAEERDGDVVKGQYSLVEPDGSVRTVDYTADDHNGFNAVVHKTAPKIIHHAPVVHAPILAHAPLLHHY; from the exons ATGaag TACTTCATTGCCATCGCTCTGCTGTTCGCCGCCGCCCAGGCCATCCCCATTGAGCTGGGCCACTATGGACCCGCGCTGGTGCATCATGCGCCCGTACTGGCCCATGCCGTCCATGCCGAGCCTGTGGCCTATCCCAAATACTCCTTCAACTATGGCATCAAGGATCCCCACACTGGCGACATCAAGTCGCAGGCCGAGGAGCGTGATGGTGATGTTGTGAAGG GCCAGTACTCTCTGGTTGAGCCCGATGGCTCTGTGCGCACCGTCGACTACACCGCCGACGACCACAATGGCTTCAACGCCGTCGTCCACAAGACCGCCcccaagatcatccaccatGCACCAGTTGTGCACGCCCCCATCCTGGCGCACGCCCCCCTGCTGCACCACTACTAA